A single window of Rhizobium indicum DNA harbors:
- the hxsC gene encoding His-Xaa-Ser system radical SAM maturase HxsC, with translation MINLRIEIDQLPLAEPLVVRLCHSATSATTENDAVLIDRSNGRLEYDLNGFSLVLHPEGGEDYDGDVILALPGQASAHRLIRASSQHNTFLVTEQCDQLCVMCSQPPKKQHTDLFSQFAEAALLSPKGVVIGISGGEPLLHKSRLFDMLRAVSQARPDVTFHVLTNGQHFQPSDVEAMLEIGTQRVLWGVPLYSADEATHDKIVGKSGAFRQLAKGLGVLMSGGASVELRTVVMRQNVAGLADLADFVFTRLNFAHVWALMQMERIGYGRMNWQKSFYDSSADFAPIASAIDLSVARGIDVSLYNFPLCSVPAAYRSYAPSTISDWKRKYLDFCSQCDRRAACGGFFEWYSHNEGFSALGPI, from the coding sequence ATGATAAACCTCAGGATCGAGATCGATCAGCTACCCTTGGCAGAGCCGCTCGTGGTCAGGCTTTGTCATTCGGCTACAAGCGCGACAACCGAGAACGATGCCGTCCTGATCGATCGATCGAACGGCCGCCTGGAGTACGACCTCAATGGCTTCTCACTCGTGCTACATCCAGAGGGCGGCGAGGACTATGATGGAGACGTCATCCTCGCCCTACCCGGCCAAGCAAGCGCCCACAGGCTCATACGGGCCTCCTCGCAGCACAATACCTTCCTTGTCACAGAGCAGTGCGACCAACTCTGCGTCATGTGCTCACAGCCGCCCAAAAAACAGCATACCGATCTGTTCAGCCAGTTTGCGGAGGCTGCACTCCTGTCGCCCAAGGGAGTGGTAATCGGGATATCCGGCGGCGAGCCCCTCCTGCATAAGTCGAGGCTGTTTGACATGCTGCGGGCCGTGAGCCAGGCACGACCCGACGTCACGTTCCACGTTCTGACGAACGGCCAGCATTTCCAGCCGTCAGATGTCGAGGCGATGTTAGAGATCGGTACGCAACGCGTCCTATGGGGAGTGCCTCTATATTCGGCCGACGAGGCAACACACGACAAGATCGTCGGGAAGTCCGGTGCGTTTCGTCAGCTTGCAAAGGGCCTGGGCGTTCTCATGAGCGGCGGCGCATCGGTCGAACTGCGCACTGTCGTGATGCGCCAGAACGTCGCCGGGCTTGCTGACCTGGCGGACTTCGTGTTCACGAGGCTGAACTTTGCGCATGTCTGGGCCCTCATGCAGATGGAGCGCATCGGCTATGGACGTATGAACTGGCAGAAGTCGTTCTATGACTCGTCCGCTGACTTCGCGCCGATCGCCTCCGCGATAGACCTCAGCGTTGCCAGGGGAATTGACGTCTCGCTCTACAACTTTCCGCTTTGCTCGGTTCCGGCAGCATACCGCTCTTACGCGCCATCAACCATTTCGGACTGGAAGCGCAAATACCTCGATTTTTGCTCTCAGTGTGACCGCCGCGCAGCTTGTGGTGGTTTTTTCGAATGGTATAGTCACAACGAGGGGTTCTCTGCGCTGGGTCCAATATGA
- a CDS encoding helix-hairpin-helix domain-containing protein, producing the protein MTTVICSDGRRLTLGATLGKGGEGAVHHIVESADIAAKIYNPGKAKDRRDKVNAMVSDRLHTRSDYVAFPIEALKSPSGEFLGFTMKKVAGFKSVHDLYGPGSRKTEFPTADSQFLLRSAINLANAVASIHATGCVIGDINHSGILVSNKALVTLIDSDSFQYRSGPNTYRSLVGVAEYTPPELQGATFSKVDRTPIHDNFGLAVLIFQLLFLGRHPFAGRYLGKGDMDIKTAIGAGRFAYSARKTETMMEPPPFVPGLGDYGEDVRKALEAAFMPPARQPGGRPTAASWSAILKGVEATLAVCTVDKSHAYKRELSSCPWCKLEKTMGRSLFPAHFSPAAPVMDIGQLLNAIKTMPAPPSPPNAESVIGPLASLTMSQTGKSARNERNATVAAGVIAVGVGLYLMAQVSGFWGIALSLGAIVIAGRSLDLKTKFASELNGAKAGWEEQHKNWVKKAGPEAFEARRSHYIALGATHSGLPAKEREKLAALEQKKRQLQLDKHMDAHLIDRAKIPRVGPGRKATLASYGFESALDVRQRSVTGVPGFGPSLASEIEGWARTVERKFVYNASIPTDPAAVQAAKSEIAKQRAEIERDLLKATADLKHLADTAQALRTKPPQQLIDAYTRLKQVELDIG; encoded by the coding sequence GTGACCACAGTGATCTGTTCGGACGGCCGACGTTTGACACTAGGGGCCACGCTCGGCAAGGGAGGTGAAGGCGCGGTCCATCACATCGTCGAATCCGCCGACATCGCCGCCAAGATTTACAATCCCGGCAAGGCGAAGGACCGGCGCGACAAGGTCAACGCCATGGTGTCCGATCGGCTTCACACCCGCTCGGACTACGTGGCTTTCCCAATCGAAGCCCTCAAGTCACCGTCCGGTGAGTTCCTCGGCTTCACGATGAAGAAAGTCGCTGGCTTCAAGAGCGTCCATGACCTCTACGGCCCTGGCAGCCGGAAAACGGAGTTCCCGACCGCGGATTCCCAATTCCTGTTGAGGTCAGCGATCAATCTGGCGAACGCCGTCGCGAGCATCCACGCGACCGGATGCGTGATCGGTGACATCAACCACTCGGGAATTCTCGTTTCCAACAAGGCGCTGGTGACGCTGATCGACAGCGATTCATTCCAGTACCGATCGGGACCGAATACCTATCGCTCCTTGGTTGGGGTCGCCGAGTACACTCCCCCCGAACTCCAGGGGGCGACCTTCAGCAAGGTCGACCGGACTCCAATTCACGATAACTTCGGCCTCGCCGTGCTGATCTTCCAGCTGCTGTTTCTGGGTCGACATCCGTTCGCCGGCCGCTACCTCGGTAAGGGCGACATGGATATCAAGACTGCCATCGGGGCTGGCCGCTTTGCCTACAGCGCTCGCAAAACCGAAACGATGATGGAGCCGCCACCCTTCGTGCCGGGTCTTGGCGACTACGGCGAAGATGTCCGCAAAGCGTTAGAGGCAGCGTTCATGCCTCCGGCGCGGCAGCCGGGAGGTCGCCCAACGGCCGCGTCCTGGTCAGCGATCCTGAAAGGCGTCGAAGCCACCCTGGCTGTTTGCACCGTCGACAAGTCCCATGCCTACAAGCGTGAACTTAGCTCCTGCCCATGGTGCAAACTGGAAAAAACGATGGGACGGTCGCTGTTCCCTGCCCACTTCTCGCCCGCCGCACCTGTCATGGATATCGGGCAGTTGCTGAACGCTATCAAGACAATGCCCGCTCCGCCCTCCCCGCCGAATGCTGAATCGGTAATAGGGCCGCTCGCCAGTCTGACCATGTCCCAGACCGGAAAATCAGCAAGGAATGAACGTAACGCCACCGTCGCAGCAGGCGTGATCGCTGTAGGCGTCGGTCTTTACCTGATGGCGCAAGTCAGCGGGTTTTGGGGCATCGCTCTGTCGCTCGGCGCTATCGTGATCGCAGGGAGGTCGCTCGATCTCAAGACGAAGTTCGCTTCGGAACTCAATGGGGCAAAGGCCGGTTGGGAGGAGCAGCATAAAAACTGGGTCAAGAAGGCCGGACCGGAGGCGTTTGAGGCCCGTCGAAGCCACTATATCGCGCTGGGAGCGACGCACTCCGGCCTGCCCGCCAAGGAACGAGAAAAGCTGGCTGCGCTTGAGCAAAAGAAGCGGCAGCTACAGTTAGACAAGCACATGGACGCGCACCTCATCGACCGCGCGAAAATCCCGCGTGTCGGCCCAGGCCGCAAGGCCACCCTCGCCTCCTACGGTTTCGAAAGCGCACTAGACGTGCGGCAGCGGTCCGTGACGGGTGTTCCGGGTTTTGGGCCCTCGTTGGCTAGCGAAATCGAAGGCTGGGCAAGAACGGTGGAGCGCAAGTTCGTGTATAACGCATCGATCCCGACGGACCCTGCGGCTGTCCAAGCCGCTAAAAGTGAGATTGCTAAGCAGCGTGCGGAAATCGAGCGCGATCTGCTCAAGGCGACGGCGGACCTGAAACACCTTGCCGACACCGCGCAGGCATTGAGGACCAAGCCGCCACAGCAACTGATTGACGCCTATACAAGACTAAAGCAGGTTGAACTGGACATCGGATAG
- a CDS encoding vWA domain-containing protein, whose protein sequence is MSNPFEQQPFEGAEFVDNPEPRCPCLLLLDVSGSMNGRPISELNDGLVQFKDELFADALAAKRVEVGLVTFGPVTIVNDFQSVQNWYAPSLSSQGDTPMGAAIEQGLQMLRERKDQYRQNGISYYRPWVFLITDGGPTDAWKNAASLVKAGEQEKAFSFFAVGVEGANMETLAQISTRAPLALKALRFRDLFSWLSSSLSSVSQSNPGDAVPLSSPATPDGWASIS, encoded by the coding sequence ATGAGCAATCCGTTCGAGCAACAGCCATTCGAAGGTGCGGAGTTCGTAGACAACCCGGAACCGCGTTGCCCTTGTCTCCTGCTGCTCGACGTGTCGGGATCGATGAACGGTCGGCCGATCAGTGAGCTGAACGATGGACTGGTTCAGTTCAAGGACGAACTCTTTGCTGACGCTTTGGCCGCCAAGCGTGTCGAAGTCGGTCTGGTCACCTTCGGTCCAGTCACGATCGTCAATGACTTTCAGAGCGTGCAGAACTGGTATGCGCCTAGCCTGTCATCCCAAGGCGACACACCGATGGGTGCTGCTATCGAACAGGGCCTGCAGATGCTCCGAGAGCGCAAGGACCAGTATCGTCAAAACGGCATCTCTTACTATCGTCCCTGGGTGTTCCTTATTACCGACGGTGGCCCGACAGATGCCTGGAAGAACGCCGCAAGCCTCGTGAAGGCCGGCGAGCAGGAGAAAGCGTTCTCCTTCTTCGCAGTCGGTGTCGAAGGCGCGAACATGGAAACCCTGGCGCAGATCAGCACACGCGCCCCACTGGCGCTCAAGGCGCTGCGTTTCCGCGATCTATTCTCGTGGCTTTCCAGCTCGCTCAGCTCGGTCTCCCAATCCAATCCAGGTGACGCGGTTCCACTCTCGAGCCCGGCGACTCCCGACGGATGGGCCTCTATTTCATGA
- the hxsA gene encoding His-Xaa-Ser repeat protein HxsA, with the protein MKKRLFLIPSFFAAGFLPSKADAMIWGDVVSKPNPVPSVLERLKLKHIYTLAGHRSHSSHRSHSSHRSSSGGGYSYRSYSSPSYSAPAPVYTAPTYTAPKPVYTPPPAPPQVPAAPSPAYAIAPGAPALTAPLKTLPGNSEKFTRIVMQVQTALTAYGYYSGLIDGKVGPACKTALVAMQTDYRLRATGTITPEVLDAFGIAAN; encoded by the coding sequence ATGAAGAAAAGACTTTTTCTTATCCCGTCGTTTTTCGCGGCGGGCTTTCTGCCGTCAAAGGCCGATGCAATGATCTGGGGCGACGTTGTTTCGAAACCAAATCCGGTGCCGTCGGTGCTCGAGCGCCTGAAGCTCAAACACATCTATACGCTGGCGGGCCACAGGTCACATAGCTCCCATCGCTCGCACTCGAGCCACCGTTCCAGCAGTGGCGGCGGTTACAGCTATCGATCCTACAGTTCACCGAGCTACAGCGCGCCCGCACCGGTCTACACCGCTCCGACCTATACCGCGCCAAAGCCTGTCTACACGCCGCCACCTGCGCCGCCACAGGTACCCGCAGCACCCTCGCCTGCCTACGCGATCGCTCCTGGCGCACCTGCGCTGACCGCGCCGCTCAAGACGCTCCCCGGCAACAGCGAGAAGTTCACCCGCATCGTGATGCAGGTTCAAACGGCCCTGACCGCCTATGGCTACTACTCGGGACTGATCGACGGAAAAGTCGGCCCCGCCTGCAAGACCGCCCTTGTCGCCATGCAGACGGATTACCGGTTGAGGGCGACAGGAACCATCACGCCGGAGGTGCTGGACGCCTTTGGTATCGCCGCGAACTAA
- a CDS encoding SH3 domain-containing protein, translating to MAFDRAMEVALATPKAAVAAEPTATIPNDASPPPLQTREIAPQPNIFDQPITVQVGDETDDPILKDRALTTTDLNLREGPGPDYLKVETMAKGTELVVLERSGKWWRVRSIASSAEGWINGTFVTAKN from the coding sequence ATGGCCTTCGATCGCGCAATGGAAGTCGCACTTGCAACCCCCAAAGCTGCCGTGGCCGCGGAACCGACCGCTACCATCCCGAACGACGCATCCCCTCCGCCACTTCAGACCAGAGAGATTGCTCCGCAGCCTAATATTTTCGATCAACCGATCACAGTGCAGGTGGGGGACGAAACCGACGACCCAATTCTGAAAGACCGGGCGCTGACGACTACCGACCTAAATCTGCGCGAAGGTCCGGGGCCTGACTATTTGAAGGTCGAGACGATGGCGAAAGGGACTGAGTTGGTCGTGCTTGAGCGATCGGGTAAATGGTGGCGCGTTAGGTCGATAGCCTCGAGCGCCGAGGGGTGGATCAACGGGACGTTTGTGACAGCGAAGAACTGA
- a CDS encoding PP2C family serine/threonine-protein phosphatase codes for MNGEWRWAGARAIGTSHLKTATPCQDYACAKLFLTQDGPVMAAVVSDGAGSASLAEFGSRTVCIGFLKACRDFLIRSTLDDLDEEVVWDWVDAIREAINQKAKTAEARPRDFAATLVALLVAEERSVVIHVGDGAAVIRREGCDEWEVPSWPYQGEYASTTSFVTDDPQPRLEVISIEDRVAEFAVFSDGIERMVLDHVSKTPHGPFFDRMLAPLKSSVAETVDKALSLALRDYLDSANVCERTDDDKSLILGLRT; via the coding sequence ATGAATGGAGAATGGCGCTGGGCGGGTGCCCGAGCGATCGGCACCTCTCATTTGAAAACGGCTACGCCGTGCCAGGACTACGCCTGCGCCAAGCTGTTTCTAACACAAGACGGTCCGGTGATGGCCGCCGTCGTGTCCGACGGCGCTGGAAGCGCGTCATTGGCGGAATTTGGATCACGGACCGTCTGCATCGGCTTCCTCAAGGCTTGCCGCGATTTCCTCATTCGCTCCACCCTCGACGACCTCGACGAGGAGGTCGTCTGGGATTGGGTCGATGCGATCCGCGAAGCGATCAATCAGAAAGCCAAGACGGCAGAGGCGCGGCCGAGGGATTTCGCCGCGACCCTGGTTGCCCTGTTGGTGGCAGAAGAACGATCCGTTGTCATTCACGTCGGTGACGGTGCGGCGGTGATCAGGCGTGAAGGTTGCGACGAATGGGAGGTGCCCTCCTGGCCTTACCAGGGAGAATATGCATCGACGACATCCTTCGTGACGGACGACCCGCAACCACGCCTGGAGGTCATCTCGATCGAAGACCGTGTCGCAGAGTTCGCGGTCTTCTCCGACGGCATTGAGCGAATGGTACTCGATCATGTTTCGAAGACCCCTCATGGTCCATTTTTCGATCGAATGCTTGCTCCATTGAAGTCTTCGGTTGCCGAGACCGTCGACAAGGCTCTGTCGCTCGCACTCAGGGACTATCTCGACAGCGCAAACGTCTGCGAGCGCACGGATGACGACAAGTCCCTCATTCTGGGGCTGCGCACGTGA
- a CDS encoding YHYH domain-containing protein, translated as MTSIFVHSRNVYHPLDKRVSTVENNSTSGRVSASLEGMETQPMTFAKIALAAAVFAFSPISASGHGGGLDKNGCHTDHKTGDYHCH; from the coding sequence ATGACCTCGATCTTTGTCCACTCGCGCAACGTTTACCATCCTCTCGATAAGCGTGTATCAACGGTTGAGAACAACTCGACTTCTGGTCGAGTCAGTGCTTCCCTAGAAGGAATGGAGACTCAACCGATGACTTTTGCAAAAATCGCTCTCGCAGCCGCAGTATTCGCTTTTTCTCCAATCAGTGCTTCCGGTCACGGCGGTGGCCTTGACAAGAATGGCTGCCATACCGATCACAAGACCGGAGACTATCACTGCCACTGA
- a CDS encoding GreA/GreB family elongation factor — MTVPLACYLTTNDRATLQEILDQDPRDNAYSRLLKSKLLKASVCPPRSMPDDAVTIGSRVTFCVNEGAARTALVVRNESRDFPVYTVSVKSILGLGILGLRAGATTNIETDIGSSQKINVMRLDFQAPALHLQLVTAVISEFPRGTILLQPRD, encoded by the coding sequence ATGACTGTGCCGCTTGCGTGTTACCTAACGACTAACGACCGCGCGACTCTGCAAGAAATTCTTGATCAGGACCCTCGCGACAACGCCTACAGCCGATTGCTTAAAAGCAAGCTGCTGAAGGCCTCAGTTTGCCCCCCCAGAAGTATGCCCGATGATGCCGTGACGATAGGCAGTCGCGTGACGTTCTGCGTCAATGAAGGCGCTGCAAGGACGGCCTTGGTGGTACGGAATGAGAGCCGCGACTTTCCTGTGTATACTGTCTCCGTGAAATCCATTCTAGGATTGGGGATACTCGGCTTGAGAGCGGGAGCGACGACCAACATAGAAACCGACATCGGTAGCTCACAAAAAATAAATGTCATGCGGCTCGATTTCCAAGCTCCTGCACTTCATCTCCAGCTCGTCACTGCGGTCATTTCAGAGTTTCCGCGAGGGACCATCCTTCTGCAGCCACGCGATTAA